The following coding sequences are from one Pseudomonas oryzae window:
- the ybaK gene encoding Cys-tRNA(Pro) deacylase, whose product MTPAIDLLKKVRADHAVHSYSHDPKASSYGLEAAEKLGLEPARVFKTLLAASEKGELLVAVVPVAGTLDLKALAQAAGVKKADMADPAAAQRATGYLVGGISPLGQKKRLRTFIDESARTFPSVFVSAGRRGLEVELAAEVLAAHTQASFAAIGRG is encoded by the coding sequence ATGACCCCGGCCATAGATCTGTTGAAGAAAGTTCGCGCGGACCACGCAGTTCACAGTTACAGCCACGATCCGAAGGCGTCGTCCTACGGCCTGGAGGCGGCGGAGAAGCTCGGACTCGAGCCTGCGCGGGTGTTCAAGACGCTGCTCGCCGCCAGCGAGAAGGGCGAGCTGCTGGTGGCGGTGGTGCCGGTGGCCGGCACCCTCGACCTCAAGGCGCTGGCCCAGGCGGCCGGGGTGAAGAAGGCCGACATGGCCGATCCAGCCGCGGCGCAACGCGCCACCGGCTACCTGGTCGGCGGCATCAGCCCGCTGGGGCAGAAGAAGCGCCTGCGCACCTTCATCGACGAGTCGGCACGTACCTTCCCCAGCGTGTTCGTCAGCGCCGGGCGGCGCGGCCTGGAGGTCGAACTGGCCGCCGAGGTGCTGGCCGCGCACACCCAGGCCAGCTTCGCCGCCATCGGCCGCGGCTGA